The Arachis hypogaea cultivar Tifrunner chromosome 16, arahy.Tifrunner.gnm2.J5K5, whole genome shotgun sequence genome contains a region encoding:
- the LOC112755178 gene encoding serine/threonine-protein kinase Nek6, giving the protein METDNNSESKSKKMEDYEVIEQIGRGAFGSAFLVLHKSEKKRYVLKKIRLAKQTEKFKLTAHQEMNLIAKLNNPYIVEYKDAWVEKEDHICIVTGYCEGGDMAEYIKKSRGSFFPEEKVCKWLTQLLIAVDYLHSNRVIHRDLKCSNIFLTKDNNIRLGDFGLAKRLNPEDLASSIVGTPNYMCPELLADIPYGYKSDMWSLGCCMFEIAGHQPAFRAPDMAGLINKINRSSISPLPIIYSSTLKQLIKSMLRKNPEHRPTAAELLRHPLLQPYVLRCQNASSNFLPVYPIVNSKDKTKRSKKSSGGKDQRDKDTTSPNYLERIHPIEGNGHLQPRNLPSEGELTASTSAEDNLENRMVDLTSYIVESSTSISGSKDGSTTSESTICSVCRDPDFKTRPAKETANIEITSKSTQDSVHQDHEFAAELLQNLEGIDINAVTTLVEDAFSDDGANNAEADREDAKLEDSRKSASSSAEAQREDAKLVDSMKSTTSSAGTSSIGKDKSIDEERLLLILHPVKVECDTKSGTSLKEIENPDASKEGSQLNYLSSESNDTPPIKDECSMHKDENANAVDQTLNGISLSTSTISDETTKSELDSPSQQRAEALESLLELCAQLLKQDKLEELAAVLRPFGKEAVSSRETAIWLTKSLISAQKFNPES; this is encoded by the exons ATGGAGACAGATAACAACAGTGAGTCAAAGTCAAAGAAGATGGAAGACTATGAGGTGATAGAGCAAATTGGAAGAGGAGCATTTGGTTCTGCTTTTCTGGTTCTTCACAAGTCTGAGAAGAAGAG ATATGTGCTGAAAAAGATTCGCTTGGCAAAGCAAACTGAGAAGTTCAAACTTACAGCACACCAAGAG ATGAATCTGATTGCAAAACTAAATAACCCATATATTGTGGAATACAAAGATGCTTGGGTGGAGAAG GAGGACCATATATGCATTGTTACTGGCTACTGTGAAGGAGGTGACAT GGCTGAGTACATAAAGAAATCGCGCGGATCATTTTTCCCTGAGGAG AAGGTTTGCAAATGGCTCACTCAATTGTTGATAGCTGTGGACTACTTGCACTCTAATCGTGTGATCCATAGAGATCTTAAG TGTTCCAACATATTCCTCACAAAAGACAATAACATTCGGCTTG GTGACTTTGGTCTTGCGAAACGGCTTAATCCAGAAGATCTTGCTTCCTCG ATTGTTGGAACTCCAAATTATATGTGCCCTGAGCTTCTAGCTGATATACCTTATGGTTATAAATCTGACATGTGGTCGCTCG GTTGCTGCATGTTTGAGATTGCTGGACACCAACCGGCATTTCGTGCTCCG GACATGGCTGgacttattaataaaattaacagATCCTCCATTTCTCCATTGCCAATTATTTATTCTTCCACACT GAAACAACTTATTAAGAGCATGCTGAGGAAAAACCCAGAACATAGACCAACA GCTGCTGAATTGTTACGCCATCCTCTTTTACAGCCTTATGTTCTCCGCTGTCAAAACGCATCATCCAATTTTCTTCCAGTATACCCCATAGTTAACTCAAAGGATAAAACAAAAAGATCTAAAAAATCTAGTGGTGGCAAGGACCAGAGGGACAAAGACACAACATCACCAAATTATTTGGAAAGGATTCATCCGATTGAGGGAAATGGACACTTACAGCCGAGGAATCTTCCAAGTGAGGGAGAGCTAACAGCTTCAACAAGTGCAGAAGACAACCTCGAGAACCGGATGGTTGATCTTACAAGCTATATAGTGGAATCTTCTACTAGTATTAGTGGCTCAAAAGATGGATCAACAACATCAGAATCAACTATTTGTAGTGTGTGTAGGGACCCTGACTTTAAAACTAGGCCTGCAAAGGAAACTGCAAATATTGAAATCACTTCAAAGAGTACACAAGATTCTGTGCATCAAGATCATGAATTTGCTGCTGAACTTCTTCAAAACTTAGAAGGGATTGACATAAATGCTGTTACAACACTAGTTGAAGATGCTTTTTCTGATGACGGTGCTAACAATGCTGAAGCAGATAGAGAAGATGCCAAACTTGAAGACTCAAGGAAATCAGCTTCTTCCAGTGCTGAAGCACAGAGAGAAGATGCCAAACTTGTGGACTCCATGAAATCAACAACTTCCAGTGCAGGCACCAGCAGCATTGGTAAAGATAAGTCCATTGATGAGGAAAGGTTGTTGCTGATTCTGCATCCTGTTAAGGTTGAATGTGACACCAAATCCGGAACCAGCTTGAAGGAAATCGAAAATCCTGATGCATCGAAGGAAGGCTCACAATTGAACTACTTGTCATCTGAAAGTAATGATACTCCTCCAATCAAGGATGAATGCTCCATGCATAAAGATGAAAATGCCAATGCAGTTGATCAGACACTGAATGGCATTTCGTTAAGCACTTCGACAATCAGCGACGAAACAACGAAGTCTGAGTTGGATAGTCCCTCCCAGCAAAGGGCTGAggctcttgaatctctgcttgaGTTATGTGCTCAGCTACTCAAGCAAGATAAGCTCGAAGAGCTTGCGGCTGTGCTAAGACCGTTCGGAAAAGAAGCTGTCTCATCCAGAGAAACAGCAATATGGCTGACAAAGAGCCTTATATCAGCACAGAAGTTCAATCCTGAAAGCTAG
- the LOC112758539 gene encoding chaperone protein dnaJ 6 has translation MAKKDKARVPDDEQQIDSEPNNNHQTLYEVLGVERTASQQEIKKAYYKLALRLHPDKNPGDEEAKEKFQQLQKVISILGDEEKRSLYDQTGCVDDADLSGDVVRNLSEFFRTMYKKVTEADIEEFEANYRGSDSEKNDLIDLYKKCKGNMDRLFCSMLCSDPKFDSHRFKDILDEAIAAGELKDTKAYQKWAKKVSEIKPPTSPLKRRAESSKKPETDLYAMIAQRQNQRKDRFDSLFSSLASKYGGGDMPEPSEEEFEAAQRKLDSGRSSKKAKQSKRK, from the exons ATGGCGAAGAAGGACAAAGCTAGGGTTCCCGATGACGAACAACAAATCGATTCTGAACCTAACAACAACCATCAGACCCTCTACGAG GTTCTTGGTGTGGAAAGAACAGCCTCTCAGCAGGAAATAAAGAAAGCATACTACAAGCTCGCATTGAGGCTTCATCCTGATAAGAACCCTGGTGATGAG GAAGCTAAAGAGAAGTTTCAGCAATTGCAAAAAGTAATCTCAATTCTTGGGGATGAAGAGAAACGATCTCTTTATGATCAGACCGGTTGTGTTGATGATGCT GACCTTTCTGGTGATGTTGTTCGGAATCTTAGTGAGTTTTTCAGAACAATGTATAAGAAG GTAACTGAAGCTGATATTGAGGAGTTTGAAGCTAACTATAGGGGATCTGACTCAGAGAAAAATGACTTAATTGATTTGTACAAGAAGTGCAAGGGTAATATGGACAG GCTTTTTTGTTCAATGCTTTGTTCAGATCCTAAATTTGATTCACATCGATTCAAGGATATACTTGACGAGGCAATTGCTGCTG GAGAACTAAAGGACACAAAAGCCTACCAAAAATGGGCGAAGAAAGTATCTGAAATCAAACCACCAACTAGTCCTTTAAAGAGGAGGGCGGA GTCTAGTAAGAAGCCAGAAACAGATCTTTATGCAATGATAGCACAACGTCAAAATCAGAGGAAAGATCGATTTGATTCATTGTTCTCATCACTGGCTTCAAAATACGGTGGAGGTGATATGCCTGAGCCCTCTGAAGAGGAATTTGAAGCTGCACAGAGAAAGCTGGATAGTGGAAGATCCTCAAAAAAGGCAAAGCAATCAAAGCGGAAGTAA